AGACCTGGTTGAAGGTGTGGTGTGTGTATATAGACTGTTAGGTATGATGTTGCAAATATAGCGGCAATAAAGATATCGACCCAGTTAGCCAGGACAAGGGTTGAGCACGTGTTATAAGTGTCAGAGAGGTGGGCGTGTTTGCATCTTGATCAGATGTCCGTATAGAAACCTgtggacctccagcaggtccCACAGTCTCCTTACAGATGATTACGTGAGCCGATCACAGCTTGGGGCTCATTATAAGTTAACTGTAATACAAGTTGACCATGTTCTACCACAACGTGGAGCCAACCATATAGATTTGTACATGTGTATTGTTCTTGTTGACATCGAGCACATTTCTAGGGATCAGAGTAAATTTAATTTAGATCAGGATGGTTAGCGGTGTCGCTTCCCAACGAGAAGATCGCAGGTTCAAATCCAGCCAGTGTGGAGTTTCCATGTTCTCTCCGGGTTCTCCATcgcttcccacagtccaaagacatgcatgatATTAGGTCAATTGATGATTTATGGTTGTCTGTGTTAGCTCGGTaatagactggcaacctgtccagggtgtacccctgCTTCTCATTCTAAGGTAGCTGGGATAAGTTCCAGCCAGCCCGCAGTCCCCTCCTCGCAACACCTAAATTGaataagtggaagaagaaaaatggatgAACAGTTAATGGAGCCACCAGATgtattaagtaaaaaaaaaaaaaaaaaaagacttagtGCCAATTTTTAGTCAGAATACTGCAGTGTATGGTACATTAGCTAATCACTTCCTTCTTCTGATCCACAAAGTTCACAGAATGACTCAGCGTAGCACAACCTTCTCTGACAAGATCAGTATAGCCTATCAGGTTTCAGGGGTTGTTGTCATCTGACCTCTTTATCTGATTAATTACTCTCCAGGTTTTCCATTAGTCTTCACGCCGGCTATATTTGACTGTCTTTCGTATTGCTAAAAGTGTCACTAATGTGGTCGAATAATTAGCAGTGAATTATCTAGGTTCACAGAGTAGTGCTGACTAACAGGAATGACAGCCTGATTGGGTAGTATCACAAATATTTGCTGTGTTAAAGTACCATTATTCACTGTTTCTCTCCATTGTCACTAAATGGTGTTTCAAGGCCAATTTGTTCATTCTGACTCTCCCCACCCCACTCCCTGTCTTTGGATCCTCAGCGGCACTTCAGGCCTTGAAAAGAAAGAAGCGGTACGAGAAGCAGCTCGAGCAGATCGATGGGACGCTGTCCACCATTGAATTCCAGCGGGAGGCTCTGGAGAACGCCAACACCAACACTGAAGTGCTCAAAAACATGGGCTTCGCTGCCAAGGCCATGAAGTCTGCTCATGAAAACATGTAAGAGCGAGCACCAAGGCGTGATCGATTGGACTGGGACGAAACCTCTCTACACAGATTATTTTTGCAACTTCCTTTTTGTTACTGAGACTAAAGCAAGCGTAAAGAAGATTCAGTCAGTTCTGAAATGATCAGAAATATTACAAGGAGGTTTTGCTGATAATGAAATGCATATAATTTCACCAAGATGCAGTAATCCTttcttttatgcatttatttcagTCAGTATCTGTAAAATGTAACCATAAAAAAGTGTATGTGGGTTTCACTGCCATGTATATTAGATGCCTGACATCCTCCTTAGTTTTTGCCGTAGAACTACTCAGACATCTAATCGTCATATTTAGATTAAATACCCTCTTTTATAAAACCTATATGAGTGAATTCTCTTTTGCTCACAGTCTTTCCTTCTTATTTCAGGGACATTGACAAAGTGGATGAACTGATGCAGGACATTACAGAGCAGCAGGAACTGGCCCAAGAAATCTCTGACGCCATCTCTAAACCTGTGGGCTTTGGTGAGGAGTTTGATGAGGTAGGTGAAGCTCTTCAGCTGTTTTATGTTTACATTTGTGTGGTATATCTGATTCTAAGTGTGCAAGTGCCTCATTTTATTCACAGATTTTATtaccaaaaatacataaattgaGAGCGTACCCAAATAAAACGGGTAGTGatgattaaagaaaaaagactcAATTCTAAGCTTAaatcaaaaaaaatgaaatggtgCAGGAGGGTTAATCTGTACTTGCATCCACAGCAACGTATTGATAACTGCAGATACACACTGTTATGACCCTGGCTTGTAGGCACGTTAAAGTGTGCTTTAACCAGGATGGAGAAGGTGGAGTTGCACCTAAAAGGTTTTAATAgattctttttaaacatttttttaatgtcttttttcACAAAACAGCACAGGAGACAAAAAACGACTACACCctcaattaaaagaaaaaaaacctcaacCATTGGTACCACCTCGAGATCTGTTGTTTGTACACAGAGTAGTCTATGCATGGTGCAGTTTCTACTAAACCTGCCACAATCGTCAGGGTGAGGCAAGTGTCCCAGatggaaacaaaacaagttaCTAAGCCAGAAACAAGCAAGCACCTGTGTGTGGAGCCGAACAAGAAGCCTGAGATACATGAAATTAACAATTTTTTTAAGACAGCTTCTGTAATCATCTGGAGCTTGATTGGAGCACAGGACTGGGGCAGCAGTCCATCAGAATGAAATCATTCTGTCTTTTGCATCTTTGCTTATCTAAGGCTTCCTTCTTAATGATGATGGGATTTTACTGTACATGACATAAGCATGTTTTCATACGCCTGACTCAGAAATATCATTACTTATCTCTTAGACAGTTGCTATTATCCTGTGTTTGGCATATGAATGTTGCACTGATAATGATGTTGGGTTAACCCAGTATAGCCGAGtctaattattagttattatctTTTTGCTTTTGCTGGTATGAATACGTTGTTGCTGGTCTTCATCCTTGGGGTGAATTTCTTTGCTTCTCAGGATGAGCTGCTTGCCGAGCTGGACGAGCTGGAACAGGAAGAGCTGGACAAAAATCTGCTCGAGATCGGTGGACCAGAGACCGCCCCTCTCCCCAATGTGCCTTCGACTTCATTACCTTCCAGACCTGGTAAGAACTCTGGGGTGTAACCATTTGCATTGCATTTTTACGCTGTTCGCAGGATGTTCAAACTGTTAATTACTAACTTTCAGTGATGTGACTgctatagttttatttttagttatatAGCACcgaatcacaacagcagtttcctcaaggagctttatttCATAGGATCTTTATCTTTATCGTCAGCTAAAGGTGCTgctataataaagaaaaaaaccctcaatCAGATGATCCCTTATGAGCAGGCACTTGCCCCAAAGGTTTCATAGTTGGCTTATCCAGCCCTAACTGTATGCATTAtcaaaaagaaagttttaagcctaatattaaaagtagagatagtgtctcaGAGCAAAGTGCTCGAATGGAATTATTATACAAGACCTTGAACATGAGGAgaagattttaaattcaatCCTGGATTTATCAGGAAGCCAGTGGAGATAAGCCAGTATGGGAGAAATGTGTTGTCTCTTTCTAGTCCCCGTCAGTGTTCTTGCAGCAGTATTGggtaataatgaattacaatagtACTGCCTAGAAGTGATTAATGCTGAATGAGGATTTGATGAGATCTCGATAGGATCCTCAGATCACATCTTTTATTTCTGTCCTCCCTCCCACAGCCAGGAAAGAGGAGGACGAGGACGACATGGAGGACCTGCAGCGCTGGGCGATGGAAGCCATGTAAATGCAGCATCCGCCACATCACACCTGCATCGGAGAGGAAAGGAACAAGAGGGAAACGAATGGACTGATGGGatgttgtgtctgagtgtttctgtgtgtctgagAAGAGTGGACTGTCTACTTTATGTGTAAcactacaaaacaaaacaaagcaacaatgCTGtagtctttcttttccttttcccctTTAGAGACCCCCAAGGTGCTCAGTACAAATGAGTCCGTGAGGGTCTGCTATACTGGACAAAGTCACCTAATATTTTTACCCTCAACTTTAATGCAGCACTTTGTGGTCCTTGTCGTGTGCCATGCTGGTGGCCACAGATTTCATGTTGCAGGGTGGTGTTATAAGCTGGATGGTGCAGTAGATGGAGTTATTCACCAAGCTGTTGTCATTGTTAACATCGCTGGATGATTTTGGGGGGGATTTTCAAGGATGATTAATGCTTAAAAAATCGATTTCTCACTCTCCCGTTTACCTATTTgtggcaatttttttttttgtgtgtttttgtttgtttgtttttttgttttccttgacAAAATAACCCGTTGCTTCCTCGTCTTGTTAACTGCTCTGGAAATGGAGGTGCAGCTGAGTGTgtgctggctgaagaagctttgagctgtgtgtgtttgccagaATCCAAACCTCTTCTTTCATTTCAGGTTGGGTTCTTCGACCTCCTGCCGCTCGCTCCTTCTTTACCTCTCCCCTTACCCTCCCAACCCCATCAGTGGTTCTCGTTCTTTGGTGTAAATATCCCagctgactgtgtgtgttttggtttttttgtttgttttgtttttttaagtacacTGCATTACTGCTGCCATTGAGCGCTTTGGTTGATGCTGCGTGAAGCATGCAACGGTGGGGAAATCACGACACAGGTCACACCGCAGGGCTAGTAAGAGAGATGTTTAACCTACCACTTtcatcctcctctgtctgtgtcccactcataaaggttttcatttcaaaatgtatgttaaaaagaaaaaggaaaaaaaaagaaactagtaATATTAAACTATTGTCACACCTTATTAACTGCATCCAGAGGGAGATGGTGGTTTATAAAAGATTAGATTATAGCCAATCTGCAACACATGCATTTCAGAGTTTAAAAGAGTTGAATTCCTTTAGTTTTTCAGCAACATGATGTACATTTTTTACATAGAAAACGTAACACGAGGACAAATGGATAAGCATGTTTGCAtttctatgttttatttatcCAGATGAGAATATTATTTGCGAATCATTAAATGGTTTTCAATTCTTTCATTGTGGTGGAAGCATTGTCTGTTCAtgcgttttgttttggtttttggtcAAATGACTAAGTTAAGCAGATCACcagagaaagaaacaaagtgTGAGTGAAGAAAAACCTCAGCAAGTACACTTTtagtttaatattaaattggTAACTAAAGCTTTGTTACAGAGTATTTCTAAAATCactccataaataaaacaatgaagACAGAATCTTTTTTAACAGACAAAATGaacaataataatttattattttctggCAGATGCCTTACTACCATTCAGATATCTTGTGGTGGCATGAAATATTTCCTGTATCTGTCTCTTGAGGGAGCGGCCGTTCGGTAAGTATAGGAGAGGATGGCCAGTCACtgagccagccttcctgatcagtttgcTCATTCTTTTGGTGTCGCCAGCTCCCCCAGCAGAACAAAGTAAAGTCCACTGTGCTCGTCACAGCTACGTGATGAAAATCTCCATGATGTCGCATCGCATATTGCAGCATCTCAGCTTCCTTTGGAAACTGAGATCTGTGCTGATCTTCTCTTCAGCTGTTCATGTGGACTCCCAGGTACTTATAGTCCTCCACCACATCAGCATCTTGTTCCGGGTTGTGTAGCtggagcttttttcttttctttctgcatCACAATaacaccaaaaaacaaatattaacaaaaTCTTTTTAAAGGAGATTTAAAGACAAAGACGAGAGAAGTAACTGGTCTGTTCCAAAGGCACTAAATCTTAAAATTTGCAGCTTTTATATTCATTCAACAAAGTTTAACTAAAGGGAAAATCAATTTGCCGTTTCACTGATCTTTTGTAGTTTTGAAAAATGGTGCCTGTTTATCAGATCTCAATGATTTTCCCTTAAAGTACAACTATTATTCTGGATAAAGCACATTAGCTACATAGCGGCAAATCTTTACATGATAATCAGTGGCTGTATACAGTCATTGTGACTTTATGACAATCATTATGAGATCAGAAGGGGAAATACATAATACAAGATATGCTCCAGGTTGTAAAGAAAGAATCGACTATACAGTGTTGATAGCAGGTGTTATAGCCAAGTTTACCTATGCTTTATATCAGTTGTCTAAATTTGACAAGAGGAAATGTTCAAACAAACTCCCACTGCCACTCAAAAGGAAAATCTGATGAAAGATTACCTGTGACTGGCAGGGTTATAAACAGATACCTCCTGCCAACCTTCCTAAGAGGCAAAAGAAACACACTTCAAAATGATAAATTGTTTTTTTGATTGCAATGATTTTCTAAGACGgcaatttaacatttaatatttccCGTTCCCATAGTGAAACACTGGACCACATTCTTTATGAATGTGTTCATTTTGGTATTTGTTTACTTTCTGACTTTACGTCAGAAAATGAAAATTCCTTAGTCAGGATTGCAACAAAGTGAAATATGGCCTGATAATGTAGGAAATGCTGTTTACAATtctttaatttgttttgcaagtttatttttactgtattatttaattgtatttaagttgattttctttccttttttctggtACTATTCTCGCTGATGTTCTGTCCTTTTTTTACTTAAATATTATTTTCTATCGTAATGTTATAATGACTAGTTTGTTGTTGACAAATGAAAGTTTTTACTattataattgtaaaaaatgaaCTATATAAAAACGACAACGTGCATATTTAGCACCAGTTTATTATTTCTGAGTCACGATCTTGAACGTTCCTTAAAAACTGTCAATGCGCAAGCGCAGAAAGGGGTGTCACCACGAGCACGTCGGGATTTGGCGACTTCACGCTTGCGCACTGTAGTCATACGCTGATGCAAGAAATTTTGGGCGAAGCGGTGTGGGACTGAtcgaagaagaaagaagaggcatttttatttcattgttcAGCACGCAAACATGTCAGGAGACGAGGTAAGGCACTCCGAGTCAGATGCTGTTTAATCCGTGTAGGTGTGAAGAACTGCTGGACGGAATTCGTTGAGTTTCAGGCGCATATCGGTGCTGGGGATGACTTTGGGCCTCGACTCTCCTGCTCCCTCCCTTTCTGTCCGCAGTAGCGCTCACATGGCTGCTGCAGTCGGGCTAGCACGGCCCGAGCCAGCCGGAATATCAAGAAAGTCATCAAGTATATTGATATACAGCTATTTATCGGAGCATATACGTTATATATTCTGAGCGTGGCTCATCAATTCGAGCTGTCGAAGCTTCCGCCGGACTCTCAGAGAAGAGTGGAAGCTAGCTATGTAGCCTTAGCTTCCCGTTACCAGAGCTGCGGAGCTAACTGTTAACGTTTTCTGCTGGAGACCAAAAGCTATCTGTACCTCGGTTTGTCCTTAAGGACAGCTCCTCTGGctgtaaaataaaaccaaaatacCAGAATTACCGCTGCTTAATGTTAATAGTAcgacatttttattattatttttctaacTGAATGGGGGCAGTCTGTGCAATATGTTAGTTAAAAATTCTGGAGGGTTACTTTACCTCAAGCCTTATTAAGAAACCTACAGCAGTAGGTAGGGTTTCTTAATAGTGTACTGACACACTCAGTGTACACTGGATCAACTCAAGAGTCCAGCCCCTGTCTGTAAAGATGATATGCAACATTTTGTTATCTGTtaagttgttttctttgttcaatCCTTGATATGACTTCATGTTACTTTTTTTTGgcctaaaatggaaaaaatagcGTCTTTCCACAGTCCAGTTTTCATAACTGAAAACTAAATTTCACAAGCGTAAAATGTTCAAACAAACTCCCACTGCCactcaaaagaaaaatctgatgaaacatgactttcataaatatatatatcttgTAATTCTCACTGGTAATTGTACTTATGCTGGATTAGTCAATGTTATGTATATTTAAAGCAGCCATAAAGTGTCTGTACTAAATGAAGCTGGACagcatttcaatatttattttaatttgatttttttccttcactcTTTTTTTCAGATGATTTTCGATCCCAACATGactaagaagaaaaagaagaagaagaagccctTCATGCTGGAGGAGGACGGAGGAGAAGGGACGGGGGGAGAAGAAGCTAAGGAGGTGGAGACAAAGGAGGCAGAACCAGAGGCTGGAGATGACAAGGAGGTGGATCTAGATGAAGATGAAGGCAGGAAGAAAGGTTAGATCTATTTAAGGTGCGGTATCAGTTCGCAACTATGTTGTGTAGAGTTATGAGCTcgaggagggttttttttttttctttttttccagagcCGTCGGATGACTTGAACGACCTAAACTTCTTCaaccagaagaaaaagaagaagaaacccaagaaagtgtTTGAAAATGATATGGAGGAGGGATTGAAGGTCAGCCATTGATTAAACATTTGCTGATTTTGCATTACTTTTAACTTTTTGCTTCTACTGATTTTGATTGGCTTACCAATAACTTTCACGTGCTGAGTTTCACTTCTCGCTTGTCCAAACCAGGAGCTGAAAATTGAAGGCGAGCAGACGGAAGCTATGGAGGAGGACAACCTGGATCTGATGCTCCctaacaaaaagaagaagccaAAGAAAGTAGATTTTGATGAAAACGACTCCGGTGATAAAGACGACGGTACGATGAAATCACATGGTTTTGAAACTAGGGACCGAAAAAAGGGACATGGATCATAATGTTTGACCCATaatgtcatttttctttttcttctcccagcagtggatgatgatgatggcaaGAATGGTGATGGGATCTCCTTCAGCTCTTCCACAGGACCGGCCTGGGCTGGTTCGGAAAGAGACTACACCTACGACGAGGTAGGATGATACGTGAAATGAGAAAGTTAGAAACAATTCAGGAAAGGCAGAAAAAGAGTTATCACAGTTGTTTGTGAAGTTATTTCCTGTAAAGTGGGATAAATATTAGACTGTTTTCGGTTGTTTTGTACTGTGTGAGGCTGTGTACACATAGATTGttgtatttctctctctctcattaaTAAATGTCCTGATATTAAGACCTCAGACCATTTGGTTTTGTGAGCTCCGTCCCCACAGATTTGTTAAACTGGAATTACTTTGCAAACCGTTTCTGCCTGAATAGAGCCTGTGTCCAAAAGGAAAGTCTGATGAAACATTACCTGAGACTAGCAGGGTTaaaaaatctgatgaaacatTACCTGAGACTGGCGGGGTTATAAACGGATACCTATCCCTGCCAACCTTCCTAAGAGGCAAAAGAAACACTTCAAAatgataaattatttttttgattGCAATGATTTTCTAAGACAGCAGTTCAACATTTAAtatttcctgtttattttgtCAAACAGATAGTGAAACACTGGACCACATTCTTTATGAATGTGTTCATTTTGGTATTTGTTTACTTTCAAAGGTTCACGTCAGAAAATGAAAATTCCTTAGTCAGGATTGCAACAAAGTGAAATATGGCCTGATAATGTAGGACAAAGCACCAAGTTAGTGTCCACTAATTTGGTGCTTTGATCTACATTTATGTTGAAGTTTTGCACTGAATATTTAACGGCATTAAATGTACTTTTTGAATAGAGTTGTTAAAATCCCCCACTTATTGTTCTATGAGGAAATGAGTGAAACGGTTTGTAAAATTACAAAGTTGGATTTACCGGTCTGAGAACAGTGTTTATAAAAAGCACAGATTTACACActgctttccttttttatttatttttatcctcaGCTGATCCCACAGGGCTCTCAATTTCTGTCCTTTTATATTCTGTGTTGAAAACTTTATGAacatagacaaaaacaaaacaaagtcacaGTATCGTCTCTATTCCAGCTCCTGAACAGAGTCTTCAACATCATGAGGGAGAAGAACCCCGACATGGTGGCTGGGGAGAAGAGGAAGTTTGTGATGAAGCCTCCCCAGGTGGTCCGAGTGGGAACCAAGAAAACCTCCTTTGTCAATTTCACAGACATCTGCAAACTGTGAGCCTCGTGTAGCTTTTTATATTTACTGACAGACGCATTTCAGTGACACTTGTAGTATGTGTAATCCAcaaactgatttcttttttttcttttttcatgcgATTAATCACAGGTTGCATCGTCAGCCTAAACATCTCCTCGCTTTTCTATTGGCTGAGCTGGGAACGAGGTAcgctttttgtattttaagtgATGTCAGTTCTCAAGCTAAGTTTGTGgcacgttttgtttttgtgtgttcactCTAAGTAAAAGTTTAATTAGCGTTTTTCTCTGTCAACAGCGGCTCCATTGACGGAAATAACCAGCTTGTGATCAAAGGCAGATTTCAACAGAAACAGATAGAAAATGTGTTGAGAAGATATATCAGTAAGTAGGAACGACGTGTTCTTTACAGTGAAGTTACATTGATGGGGGTAAAATTAAACAGCCCCTGCTTGTGAACAGTAATGTTGAGTGGACTGTTCTCACCCCTGCAGAGGAATATGTGACGTGTCACACCTGCCGCTCACCGGAGACCATCCTGCAGAAGGACACTCGTCTCTATTTCCTGCAGTGTGAGACGTGCCACTCCCGCTGCTCCGTCGCCAGTATCAAGACCGGTTTCCAGGCTGTGACGGGCAAGAGGGCGCAGCTCCGCGCCAAAGCTAACTAAAGGCCATTAAAACTGGGCTTCCCCCACCTCTTCTCACGGTCCAATCTTTCCCCATCAGAAGGGCCGAAGCTGGGGTCGGGCGCCCGCTTGATCTGCTAAAAGGACTCTCTGAATTGAACTGCGGGAGGGTTTGGCTGTCATTTTGGTTGTGTCATGGCCTGACCTGACAGGGAGTGAGAGTGTCTAAAGATGAAAGATAGGGTTCAGGCACCTGATAAGCAACAGATGTTTGACACATACACTGCTGGATGCATTTGATTTGTTTGGTTGATGGACCCTCCAGCtcttagggtttttttttttcctgtttcctatTTGCTGTGATTCTTGATTCCTCCAAAAAACCCTTGATTTAACACAGCTTgaagtttagtttttgtttatttttccactttACATGCGCCAGACGTTAATATTTCTTCAGATTAGCCAAATTGTAGATAAGCTAAGTTCATCTACAGTAACAGAACCAACGAATTGTTGACTTGGTCActtctgggtttttttctttttttcttgaacTCAACTAAAGGGTGTGTTCTTGTTTCTGGTCTGGTCCTAAATGATATATACAAAAAACTGTCAGTCCAGGATTTTCTACTCAAGCTTATAGAGACAAATCAGTCACCGGGCTGGAGTACATACAGGAACATGTCACTGAAACTAGTGTGTGAGGCTCCTAACACAGGACCTGCTTTTGATCATTTTGTAGCAGGAGACACAAAACTAGAAGACTTGGGGGCTAATGAAGGGGAGAGCAACATTAAGAGTACTCTAATAAAGGAGGCTGTTTATGAGATGAGTAGAAATTATTATACAGTATGTTTGTGAGTGCTTTTGTGGCACTGATGAGCAGTTTGTGTACCTATTTGATTAGAACATTTTGTCAGCCACTTGAGGTTTGATGAAGTCAATttgaaaataaagattcaatttttctttttttctttttttcttttttttctccgaTGAGCAGGATTCATGAGCTAATGCCAGTCactaaaataataaagtaataataaacTACAACTTCTGAGCAGGCACCTCAGATCGTTTCCTCCTTCAGGTTCCTATTTTGCAGTGTGGTTAACAGAGTCTATCAAGGAGTGTCAATCTAATTGTTTTGAGAGGAATGTGAATATAAAGGTCTCGCTGGAATCATTTTAAAACCTggtttttacaaaaataaaatattctactctctctctctccactacTTTCTCTGCTTGCATTAATGACGGTGCCCGTTTAGTAATTGTCAGTCATGATAATGACGTCATGTTTTCACTGTCACAATGGAAAAAGGTCGTAATGATCAGTGAACGGCCTTGGCTCTCGTCATTATGGCCCCCTCCCATTTCTAAATATGGCCATTGTTTCAAGTCccattaaaatatttaagtcTTATTTGTGTGACTTGCTCAGATGTGATTGACAGTCCTTGTGAGGCCTACGGTTTGCTGTAATGATACAAACACAGACCCACAAGGTTAAAACATGAGCAGCTGATAACCATGGTAACTGAAGACAATGTCCTTGAGTTTGGTGATTACATGTCGAGTTGCAGATTTATTTTGAACCTGACTGCAGGATAATATGTCAGGTTGGTGCCATAGTTAGGTTTCCACTGCAGGCCCAAATGTCACTATATTAtataattgttttttgtttttgtttttagctgtGCTTAAACTACCAGTATGCAGGCAAATGCATCAATCACTGATGTATAAGTCACATAAATCTGTCATAACCAGCCAGACTTAAGCACATAGCCTATCAGATAAGCACTCATTAATCTCTACCACTTGCCATATTCTAAATGTGTTTCAACAATTTTATACAGCCAAACCATGAATGTTTAATTTAAATTCACAAACTTTGCACTTATACTATCAtttggagtcagaatatggatGCTATAGATATAGTTGGCCAATTTATCCAATAGTTATCAAACCATTGAGGCTATGCTGTCTCAGTTCTGCTTCACTTTGTACAACTCGGACTTTCAATCAGTGCAACTCCAGGTGATGTCGCCTAAAGAAATACTCAGATTCTGCAGTAGCTGGATGTTTAAGTGATGAGGAGCAGAGGTTAATGGTTTTGTGGAGTGGTCATTGAGAAAGTATTGACTTCTGAATGTGAATAAGACCAAAGAAGTTGGTGACTTGACTTTCAGAAGGACACGAACCGTGTGTATCCTGGGACAGGCTACTGATGTGGTGGAGGACTATGACTACCTGGGCATCCACATGGAAGGCCAACACAGAGGCTTTAAACAGAAATTATAAATGATAGAGATATTCCGTCACGCAGCTGTGGACCATATGCATCAGAAATTGTAATACCAACGGAGTGAATAAACTGATCAGTAAGGCTGGTTCTGTGTCTGGCTGCTAACGGGAATTTTTCTAATTCAACTTTATTGCAATAGAGACTTTACTATTCCAACAATTTACTGTTTagttgcatgtgttttttaactACCTAGTTTTTGTGACTGcgggtgttttctttttctttgttttttttttacaagtaaAATTGTACCCTTTTTTGAATTAGTTAAGATGATCTCTGTATGTACCCACTGCAAACTACAGTTACAAAATGCCTCTAGTTGGAAATGACTAGGGCAGATTTTACATAGGATTTAACTAGTATTTTCCTCTCGTGCGCGTAATGTCTGCGGTTTTGTGATAAACGGTAGCTTTTAATTTGGAGTTCTGTTCCGGAAATTGATCATCGTTAGCTTCACGCTTATTGGCTGGGTTTGGCGAAACAGCCGACCGGTTGCTGGCGGAGAGCTAACGGCAGTAGCATTCAGCAATTTCGGAGCAGTAGTGAAGAACAGTCACTCTAGGCGAATCACAATGCCTCGAGTTTATATCGGACG
This region of Maylandia zebra isolate NMK-2024a linkage group LG20, Mzebra_GT3a, whole genome shotgun sequence genomic DNA includes:
- the LOC101480787 gene encoding charged multivesicular body protein 4c is translated as MSVFGKIFGGGGKSGKGPSPQEAIQKLRETEEMLTKKQEFLEKKIEQELQTAKKNGTKNKRAALQALKRKKRYEKQLEQIDGTLSTIEFQREALENANTNTEVLKNMGFAAKAMKSAHENMDIDKVDELMQDITEQQELAQEISDAISKPVGFGEEFDEDELLAELDELEQEELDKNLLEIGGPETAPLPNVPSTSLPSRPARKEEDEDDMEDLQRWAMEAM
- the eif2s2 gene encoding eukaryotic translation initiation factor 2 subunit 2 isoform X2 produces the protein MSGDEMIFDPNMTKKKKKKKKPFMLEEDGGEGTGGEEAKEVETKEAEPEAGDDKEVDLDEDEGRKKEPSDDLNDLNFFNQKKKKKKPKKVFENDMEEGLKELKIEGEQTEAMEEDNLDLMLPNKKKKPKKVDFDENDSGDKDDVDDDDGKNGDGISFSSSTGPAWAGSERDYTYDELLNRVFNIMREKNPDMVAGEKRKFVMKPPQVVRVGTKKTSFVNFTDICKLLHRQPKHLLAFLLAELGTSGSIDGNNQLVIKGRFQQKQIENVLRRYIKEYVTCHTCRSPETILQKDTRLYFLQCETCHSRCSVASIKTGFQAVTGKRAQLRAKAN
- the eif2s2 gene encoding eukaryotic translation initiation factor 2 subunit 2 isoform X1; protein product: MSGDEMIFDPNMTKKKKKKKKPFMLEEDGGEGTGGEEAKEVETKEAEPEAGDDKEVDLDEDEGRKKEPSDDLNDLNFFNQKKKKKKPKKVFENDMEEGLKELKIEGEQTEAMEEDNLDLMLPNKKKKPKKVDFDENDSGDKDDAVDDDDGKNGDGISFSSSTGPAWAGSERDYTYDELLNRVFNIMREKNPDMVAGEKRKFVMKPPQVVRVGTKKTSFVNFTDICKLLHRQPKHLLAFLLAELGTSGSIDGNNQLVIKGRFQQKQIENVLRRYIKEYVTCHTCRSPETILQKDTRLYFLQCETCHSRCSVASIKTGFQAVTGKRAQLRAKAN